A part of Prevotella melaninogenica genomic DNA contains:
- the nrfH gene encoding cytochrome c nitrite reductase small subunit translates to MKLKTISTKLKSMIDKFLSCISYRQKVTLSILCGVIVGLTGLFFYLLRMHTYIIGDDPAACINCHIMSPYYATWSHSAHARNTTCNDCHVPNDNVAAHYAFKGMDGMKHVAYFVTFNESQTIQAESASAEVIMDNCIRCHKQLNQEFVNTGRIDYMEAQRGEGKACWDCHRDVAHMKMNSLSSTPGAEYVEPMPPSPVPDWLQKMLGKKK, encoded by the coding sequence ATGAAACTAAAAACCATATCTACCAAATTGAAAAGTATGATAGATAAGTTTCTATCATGCATCTCATATCGGCAAAAGGTTACATTATCTATTTTGTGCGGTGTGATAGTAGGATTAACAGGGTTATTCTTTTATCTTCTACGTATGCATACCTATATAATAGGTGATGACCCAGCGGCATGTATTAATTGCCATATCATGTCACCTTATTATGCTACGTGGTCACACTCTGCACATGCTCGTAACACCACATGTAACGATTGTCACGTTCCTAATGATAACGTTGCTGCACACTATGCTTTTAAAGGTATGGATGGAATGAAGCATGTAGCTTATTTTGTTACATTTAATGAATCGCAAACTATTCAGGCAGAATCAGCATCCGCAGAAGTGATAATGGATAACTGCATCCGCTGTCATAAACAATTAAATCAAGAGTTTGTTAATACAGGTAGAATAGATTACATGGAGGCTCAGCGTGGTGAGGGTAAAGCCTGCTGGGATTGTCATCGTGATGTAGCACACATGAAGATGAATTCTCTCTCAAGTACTCCTGGTGCAGAATATGTGGAACCAATGCCACCTTCTCCTGTTCCAGATTGGTTGCAAAAAATGTTAGGAAAGAAAAAATAA